A stretch of Corallococcus silvisoli DNA encodes these proteins:
- a CDS encoding PrkA family serine protein kinase, whose amino-acid sequence MKDAEKGSWVSRIAAFQDVKTYAELNWEGSFEDYLEIVRKNPKVTRTAFQRIYDMILSHGKSEYIDNKKKLTRYHFFSDERFGGRDAIFGLDVPLMKLVNVFKSAAQGYGTEKRVILLHGPVGSSKSTIARLLKKGMEEYSKTAEGAAYTFSWLTDKKQPDGSVTKEKMKCPMNEEPLNLVPREWRQKVFSELSPPETGYTIPDGCELCPACRFVFKELMTQYGGDFAKVMGHVHVNRLIFSEKDRVGIGTFQPKDEKNQDSTELTGDINYRKIAEYGSDSDPRAFNFDGEFNIANRGVIEFVEVLKLDVAFLYDLLGASQEHKIKPKKFPQTDIDEVIIGHTNEPEYKKLENNEFMEALRDRTVKIDIPYITKLAEEVKIYEKDFNSRAIKGKHIAPHTLEMAAMWAVLTRLEEPKKHNLSLLQKLKLYNGKTLPNFTEDNIKELRKESVREGLEGISARYIQDKISNALVSDKGEGCINPFMVLNELEAGLKTHSLINTEDARKRMKELLTTVKQEYEDIVKNEVQRAISADEDAIGKLCGNYIDNIKAFTQKEKVRNKYTGIYEVPDERLMRSIEEKIDIPESRKDDFRGEIMNYIGALAVEGKTFNYRTNERLHKALELKLFEDQKDSIKLKNLVSSVVDKETQEKIDLVKDRMMKNSGYCEICSTDVLNFVASIFARGDAKE is encoded by the coding sequence ATGAAGGACGCTGAGAAGGGCTCGTGGGTCTCCAGAATCGCCGCGTTCCAGGATGTAAAGACCTACGCGGAACTCAACTGGGAGGGCTCTTTCGAGGACTACCTCGAAATCGTCCGGAAGAATCCGAAGGTCACCCGCACGGCCTTCCAGAGGATCTACGACATGATCCTCAGCCACGGAAAGTCGGAGTACATCGACAACAAGAAGAAGCTCACCCGCTACCACTTCTTCAGCGATGAGCGCTTCGGCGGCCGGGACGCCATCTTCGGCCTGGACGTGCCGCTGATGAAGCTGGTGAACGTCTTCAAGTCCGCGGCCCAGGGCTACGGGACGGAGAAGCGCGTCATCCTCCTGCACGGCCCCGTGGGCTCGTCCAAGTCCACCATCGCCCGCCTGCTCAAGAAGGGCATGGAGGAGTACTCCAAGACCGCCGAGGGCGCCGCCTACACGTTCTCCTGGCTCACCGACAAGAAGCAGCCTGACGGCTCGGTGACGAAGGAGAAGATGAAGTGCCCGATGAACGAGGAGCCCCTCAACCTCGTCCCGCGCGAGTGGCGTCAGAAGGTCTTCTCCGAGCTCTCCCCGCCGGAGACCGGCTACACCATCCCGGACGGCTGCGAGCTGTGCCCCGCCTGCCGCTTCGTCTTCAAGGAGCTGATGACCCAGTACGGCGGCGACTTCGCCAAGGTCATGGGCCACGTGCACGTCAACCGGCTCATCTTCAGCGAGAAGGACCGCGTCGGCATTGGCACGTTCCAGCCGAAGGATGAGAAGAACCAGGACTCCACCGAGCTCACCGGCGACATCAACTACCGGAAGATCGCCGAGTACGGCTCCGACTCCGACCCGCGCGCCTTCAACTTCGACGGCGAGTTCAACATCGCCAACCGCGGCGTCATCGAGTTCGTCGAGGTGCTCAAGCTGGACGTCGCGTTCCTCTACGACCTGCTCGGCGCGTCGCAGGAGCACAAGATCAAGCCGAAGAAGTTCCCTCAGACAGACATCGACGAGGTCATCATCGGGCACACCAACGAGCCCGAGTACAAGAAGCTCGAGAACAACGAGTTCATGGAGGCCTTGCGCGACCGTACGGTGAAGATTGACATCCCGTACATCACCAAGCTCGCGGAAGAGGTGAAGATCTACGAGAAGGACTTCAACTCCCGCGCCATCAAGGGCAAGCACATCGCGCCGCACACGCTGGAGATGGCCGCCATGTGGGCCGTCCTCACGCGCCTGGAGGAGCCCAAGAAGCACAACCTGTCGCTCCTGCAGAAGCTCAAGCTCTACAACGGGAAGACGCTGCCCAACTTCACCGAGGACAACATCAAGGAGCTGCGCAAGGAGAGCGTGCGCGAGGGCCTGGAGGGCATCAGCGCCCGCTACATCCAGGATAAAATCTCCAACGCCCTGGTGAGCGACAAGGGCGAGGGCTGCATCAACCCCTTCATGGTGCTCAACGAGCTGGAAGCCGGCTTGAAGACGCACTCCCTCATCAACACCGAGGACGCGCGCAAGCGCATGAAGGAGCTGCTCACCACGGTGAAGCAGGAGTACGAGGACATCGTCAAGAACGAGGTCCAGCGCGCCATCAGCGCCGACGAGGACGCCATCGGCAAGCTGTGCGGCAACTACATCGACAACATCAAGGCCTTCACCCAGAAGGAGAAGGTCCGCAACAAGTACACCGGCATCTACGAGGTCCCGGACGAGCGCCTGATGCGCTCCATTGAAGAGAAGATCGACATCCCGGAGAGCCGCAAGGACGACTTCCGCGGGGAGATCATGAACTACATCGGCGCGCTCGCCGTGGAGGGCAAGACCTTCAACTACCGGACCAACGAGCGGCTGCACAAGGCGCTGGAGCTGAAGCTGTTCGAGGACCAGAAGGACAGCATCAAGCTCAAGAACCTGGTGTCGTCCGTCGTGGACAAGGAGACCCAGGAGAAGATCGACCTGGTGAAGGACCGGATGATGAAGAACTCCGGGTACTGCGAGATCTGCTCCACGGACGTGCTGAACTTCGTGGCCAGCATCTTCGCCCGCGGTGACGCCAAGGAGTAA
- a CDS encoding ArnT family glycosyltransferase → MVPASSPAAAAPTPAVPGLSAVPAPQPEPSTRWLVGLLLVAALLPRMGVFFLNENLFGDAVVRTELAERWLADPHVITSYKDGTFQFGPLHLYLVGAVLSVFERDVAGRLVSLVFGVLSVVPLFALTRRLFGWRAGVAAGLAFSAWGMHLQFSTTAGSEAVSLFFMLCVFALVAEGVEENRFQPLFWGAVLLNFACALRYDAWMYIPLLTVALVFSSEDRVASLTRAVGFGLVCLPFPLLWMQGNELAHGDPFFPIKAVDAFHQQWVVDSGGAGGPLGWRLQQLGFWPAVALFTLTPGVALLGGWGMVKAWKQHPETRWLVVMAVVPALYFTFRAAVLLSFVPLARFTVTQLVLLPVFLAPGFAAVVGSRGVLARRLVVGVSAVLAMVMPVALGIYTFRTEGGLHDSLRPVSPTSTNPVAVMQVARFLKEEVASRGGAAAIDDDPRYMDLQVAFFSGLPEMRMARVRWDTFRQRMQDARPDVLVRFDQGKLVKDPGVTLEGRTLTLDGVAYQEQDGFSAPLHVYRRQP, encoded by the coding sequence ATGGTTCCCGCCTCGAGTCCCGCCGCCGCTGCCCCCACCCCCGCCGTGCCCGGCCTGTCGGCCGTCCCGGCGCCCCAGCCCGAGCCGTCCACCCGGTGGTTGGTGGGCCTCTTGCTGGTGGCGGCGCTGCTCCCCCGGATGGGGGTGTTCTTCCTCAACGAGAACCTGTTTGGCGACGCGGTGGTGCGCACGGAGCTGGCGGAGCGGTGGCTGGCGGACCCGCACGTCATCACGTCGTACAAGGATGGGACGTTCCAGTTCGGCCCCCTGCACCTGTACCTGGTGGGCGCGGTGCTGTCGGTGTTCGAGCGCGACGTGGCGGGCCGGCTGGTGAGCCTGGTGTTCGGCGTGCTGTCGGTGGTGCCGCTGTTCGCGCTGACGCGGCGGCTGTTCGGTTGGCGTGCGGGCGTGGCCGCGGGGCTGGCCTTCAGCGCCTGGGGCATGCACCTGCAGTTCTCCACCACCGCGGGCAGCGAGGCGGTGTCGCTCTTCTTCATGCTGTGCGTGTTCGCGTTGGTCGCGGAAGGGGTGGAGGAGAACCGCTTCCAGCCGCTGTTCTGGGGCGCGGTGCTGCTCAACTTCGCGTGCGCGCTGCGCTACGACGCGTGGATGTACATCCCGCTGCTGACGGTGGCGCTGGTGTTCAGCAGCGAGGACCGGGTGGCTTCGCTGACGCGCGCGGTGGGCTTCGGGCTGGTGTGTCTGCCGTTCCCGCTGCTGTGGATGCAGGGCAACGAGCTGGCGCACGGTGATCCGTTCTTCCCCATCAAGGCGGTGGACGCCTTCCACCAGCAGTGGGTGGTGGACTCCGGCGGGGCGGGAGGGCCGCTGGGCTGGCGGCTGCAGCAGCTGGGGTTCTGGCCCGCGGTGGCGCTCTTCACGCTGACGCCCGGCGTGGCCCTGCTGGGCGGGTGGGGCATGGTGAAGGCGTGGAAGCAGCACCCGGAGACGCGCTGGCTGGTGGTGATGGCGGTGGTGCCCGCGCTGTACTTCACCTTCCGCGCGGCGGTGCTGCTGAGCTTCGTGCCCCTGGCCCGCTTCACGGTGACGCAGCTGGTGCTGCTGCCCGTGTTCCTGGCGCCGGGCTTCGCGGCGGTGGTGGGGAGCCGGGGCGTGCTCGCGCGGCGCCTGGTGGTGGGCGTGAGCGCGGTGCTGGCGATGGTGATGCCGGTGGCGCTGGGCATCTACACGTTCCGCACCGAGGGCGGCCTGCACGACTCGCTGCGCCCGGTGAGCCCCACGTCCACCAACCCGGTGGCGGTGATGCAGGTGGCGCGCTTCCTCAAGGAGGAGGTGGCGTCCCGGGGCGGCGCGGCGGCCATCGACGACGACCCGCGCTACATGGACCTGCAGGTGGCCTTCTTCTCCGGGCTGCCGGAGATGCGCATGGCGCGCGTGCGGTGGGACACCTTCCGCCAGCGCATGCAGGACGCGCGGCCGGACGTGCTGGTGCGCTTCGACCAGGGCAAGCTGGTGAAGGACCCGGGCGTGACGCTGGAGGGGCGGACGCTGACGCTCGACGGCGTGGCGTATCAGGAGCAGGACGGCTTCTCCGCGCCGCTGCACGTGTACCGCCGCCAGCCGTAG
- the ruvX gene encoding Holliday junction resolvase RuvX, translating to MRTFGLDYGTKTIGVAVSDGLGLTAQTVTTVRRASLKADLAELSRLVKEHEVTRFVLGLPLNMNGSEGPRAEATRKFAEVLESALGLPVELWDERLSTVAAQRTLLEADVRREKRREVIDQLAAQFILQGWLDAHRPADDGYDPDDYDPEA from the coding sequence ATGCGTACCTTCGGGCTCGACTACGGCACCAAGACCATCGGGGTGGCCGTCTCGGATGGACTGGGGCTCACCGCCCAGACCGTCACCACCGTGCGGCGCGCGTCGCTCAAGGCGGACCTGGCGGAGCTGTCCCGGCTCGTGAAGGAGCACGAGGTGACGCGCTTCGTCCTCGGCCTGCCGCTCAACATGAACGGCTCGGAGGGGCCTCGCGCGGAGGCCACCCGCAAGTTCGCGGAGGTGCTGGAAAGCGCTCTGGGGCTGCCCGTGGAGCTGTGGGACGAGCGGCTGTCCACCGTGGCCGCCCAGCGCACCCTGCTGGAGGCGGACGTCCGCCGCGAGAAGCGGCGCGAGGTCATTGATCAGCTCGCCGCGCAGTTCATCCTGCAAGGCTGGCTGGACGCGCACCGCCCCGCAGACGACGGCTACGACCCGGACGACTACGACCCGGAGGCCTGA
- a CDS encoding tetratricopeptide repeat protein: MGRIIKHEGGEAPRMETGTARRLKAFARGETTWAEVEGMTFEEAKAIAQVGCDLAAAGRLEEARILFEGLVEGNPKDSAAHAALGTVYQKLGRVEDALTEYTHALTGDPRNPVALTGRGELHLRRGERQGFTDIANAVEVDPHGETAAGRRARALVKAITLVAVEKLKDGAPTT, encoded by the coding sequence ATGGGACGCATCATCAAGCACGAAGGCGGCGAGGCGCCGAGGATGGAGACCGGAACGGCGCGCAGGCTGAAGGCGTTCGCTCGCGGGGAGACGACCTGGGCGGAGGTGGAGGGGATGACCTTCGAGGAGGCGAAGGCCATCGCGCAGGTGGGCTGCGACCTGGCGGCGGCGGGGCGGCTGGAGGAGGCGCGCATCCTCTTCGAGGGGCTCGTGGAGGGGAACCCGAAGGACTCGGCGGCGCACGCGGCGCTGGGCACGGTGTACCAGAAGCTCGGGCGGGTGGAGGACGCACTCACCGAGTACACGCACGCGCTGACGGGCGACCCGCGCAACCCCGTGGCGCTGACGGGCCGGGGGGAGCTGCACCTGCGCCGGGGGGAGCGGCAGGGCTTCACGGACATCGCCAACGCGGTGGAGGTCGATCCCCACGGGGAGACGGCCGCGGGCCGCCGCGCGCGGGCGCTGGTGAAGGCCATCACGCTGGTGGCGGTGGAGAAGCTCAAGGACGGGGCTCCGACGACGTAG
- a CDS encoding M48 family metalloprotease, translating into MEPLFTPEQLADIHAYHQPYYIRAAVEPLVRLTLFVLLLAVFVRPFHRGAGAAAAALERRFGFLRTAPVSRAFFGAMDRLWGEPGWGAALLFALFIDLATQLLYAPANVYFYYVLEHRHGLSNDTPATFAWTWFKGGVVGAIALTALVVGLYGLARRVRRWWLVLGVPVALLMLVSSALDPYRARLYFDQAPLPEGPLRSRITALMRQADISFSDVVVEKTSVTSKRIQAYFAGQGPTRTIVLNDVILRELAEDEILAAVAHEAGHVNEARWPGRIASSVSVVALLFLIDQLLRLSARRGWWGVQRVGDIRTQPLVSLVVFILITLVAPVSGALSREREREADRYGLNLTGDPAAFRRMLVKAARVNKMDPEPPRWVVLKGMSHPPIGERLAQLDSP; encoded by the coding sequence ATGGAACCGCTCTTCACGCCTGAACAGCTCGCCGACATCCACGCCTACCACCAGCCCTATTACATCCGGGCGGCGGTGGAGCCGCTGGTGCGCCTGACGCTGTTCGTGCTGCTGCTGGCCGTCTTCGTGCGGCCCTTCCACCGAGGGGCCGGGGCGGCGGCGGCGGCGCTGGAGCGCCGGTTCGGCTTCCTGCGCACGGCCCCGGTGAGCCGCGCGTTCTTCGGGGCGATGGACCGGCTGTGGGGTGAGCCCGGCTGGGGCGCCGCGCTGCTCTTCGCGCTCTTCATCGACCTGGCCACCCAGCTGCTCTACGCCCCCGCCAACGTGTACTTCTACTACGTGCTGGAGCACCGGCACGGCTTGTCCAACGACACGCCCGCCACCTTCGCGTGGACCTGGTTCAAGGGCGGCGTCGTGGGCGCCATCGCCCTCACCGCGCTCGTGGTGGGCCTGTACGGCCTGGCCCGCCGCGTGCGGCGCTGGTGGCTGGTGCTGGGCGTGCCGGTGGCGCTGCTGATGCTGGTGTCGTCCGCGCTGGACCCCTACCGCGCCCGCCTCTACTTCGACCAGGCGCCCCTGCCCGAGGGCCCGCTGCGCTCGCGCATCACCGCGCTGATGCGCCAGGCGGACATCTCCTTCTCCGACGTGGTGGTGGAGAAGACCTCCGTGACGTCCAAGCGCATCCAGGCGTACTTCGCCGGCCAGGGCCCCACGCGCACCATCGTCCTCAACGACGTCATCCTGCGCGAGCTCGCGGAGGACGAAATCCTGGCCGCGGTGGCGCACGAGGCGGGACACGTCAACGAGGCGCGCTGGCCCGGCCGCATCGCGTCCTCCGTGTCGGTGGTGGCGCTGCTCTTCCTCATCGACCAGTTGCTGCGCCTCTCCGCCCGCCGGGGCTGGTGGGGCGTCCAGCGCGTCGGCGACATCCGCACCCAGCCCCTGGTGTCGCTCGTGGTGTTCATCCTCATCACGCTCGTGGCCCCCGTGTCGGGAGCCCTCTCCCGCGAACGCGAGCGCGAGGCGGACCGCTACGGCCTGAACCTCACCGGCGACCCCGCGGCCTTCCGCCGCATGCTGGTGAAGGCCGCCCGGGTGAACAAGATGGACCCCGAGCCCCCCCGCTGGGTCGTGCTCAAGGGCATGAGCCATCCGCCCATCGGGGAACGGCTCGCCCAGCTCGACTCGCCCTGA
- a CDS encoding tetratricopeptide repeat protein, with translation MDGSKRMDATGSARRWLWVGVLGLGLTLTGCRTTGSAAKPDATANKQVVEFDPVTVTADLELDRLNDEELFAGGTSAFAANDFKQAARYFGRLADFHPDSPHRRQALYNAGLAHQRLKEWDDAYARFAELAEPEKGQGDALEASFRLAETLYHLERYEDATKLLATLSARADLPAGRRIEAQVQQGICQVEAGRTDDAEATLRKALAAYDALSDKTEVEDYFPAQAHFFVGEIYRLHYEAVKLEASRGSDGLAQDLNYKAELLLSAQGHYLRSIRVGNGYWATAAGAQIGALYENLYEHMVSSPTPPELNAEEAGVYRQELRKKIRVLLTKSINIYERTLEAAERIGSQSAFVDRTRQSLEKVKSLLLADAETDEAGVSVPMPASNAGAKHR, from the coding sequence ATGGACGGCAGCAAGCGGATGGATGCGACCGGAAGCGCCCGGCGGTGGCTGTGGGTGGGCGTGCTGGGCCTGGGGCTGACGCTCACGGGCTGCCGCACCACGGGCTCGGCGGCGAAGCCCGACGCGACGGCGAACAAGCAGGTGGTGGAGTTCGACCCGGTGACGGTGACGGCGGACCTGGAGCTGGACCGCCTCAACGACGAGGAGCTCTTCGCGGGCGGCACCTCCGCCTTCGCCGCCAACGACTTCAAGCAGGCGGCGCGCTACTTCGGCCGGCTCGCGGACTTCCACCCGGACAGTCCGCACCGCCGGCAGGCCCTCTACAACGCGGGGCTCGCGCACCAGCGCCTCAAGGAGTGGGACGACGCCTACGCGCGCTTCGCCGAACTGGCGGAGCCGGAGAAGGGCCAGGGCGACGCGCTGGAGGCGTCGTTCCGTCTGGCGGAGACGCTCTACCATCTGGAGCGCTACGAGGACGCCACGAAGCTGCTGGCCACGCTGTCCGCGCGCGCGGACCTGCCCGCGGGCCGCCGCATCGAAGCGCAGGTGCAGCAGGGCATCTGTCAGGTGGAGGCGGGCCGCACCGACGACGCGGAGGCGACGCTGCGCAAGGCGCTGGCCGCGTATGACGCCCTGTCGGACAAGACGGAGGTGGAGGACTACTTCCCCGCGCAGGCGCACTTCTTCGTCGGGGAGATCTACCGGCTGCACTACGAGGCGGTGAAGCTGGAGGCCAGCCGGGGCAGCGACGGGCTGGCGCAGGACCTCAACTACAAGGCGGAGCTGCTCCTGTCCGCGCAGGGCCACTACCTGCGCTCCATCCGCGTGGGCAACGGCTACTGGGCCACCGCCGCCGGAGCGCAGATTGGCGCCCTCTACGAAAACCTCTACGAGCACATGGTGAGCTCGCCCACGCCCCCGGAGCTCAACGCGGAGGAGGCGGGGGTCTACCGCCAGGAGCTGCGCAAGAAGATCCGCGTGCTGCTCACCAAGTCCATCAACATCTACGAGCGCACCCTGGAGGCCGCCGAGCGCATCGGTTCGCAGAGCGCCTTCGTGGACCGCACGCGCCAGAGCCTGGAGAAGGTGAAGTCGCTGCTGCTCGCGGACGCGGAGACGGACGAGGCAGGAGTCTCCGTGCCCATGCCCGCCTCCAACGCGGGCGCGAAGCACCGCTGA
- a CDS encoding ArsA family ATPase: protein MTALQAALASKRVLICVGSGGVGKTTVAATLALRAAVDGRPSIVCTIDPAKRLANALGLSGLGNAEAEVHASVLEPLGVKPKASLHAMMLDMKATWDDLITRVAPPEQRERIFANRFYQSLSTALAGSQEYIAMEKVWDLRRSSDYELVVLDTPPTAHALDFLDAPNRVLDFLDNEAAKWLLTPALKAGKVGLNLFNLGGSYVTRALSRFTGTEMLQELSSFMLTLSTMNEGFRERARGVRGLLEDKTTGFVLVTSPNPERLDEAIHFHKLLKQNRMEMTAIVVNRVHAVPTPAQWSDAATLTPTRRAKVEETLRELQVLAQQDLEGMAQLRAACPGTPLIQVPRFGLDVHDLTALWGTGRYLLGDDVLA from the coding sequence ATGACGGCGCTGCAAGCGGCGCTCGCGAGCAAGCGCGTGCTCATCTGCGTGGGTTCCGGAGGGGTGGGCAAGACGACGGTGGCGGCGACGCTCGCGCTGAGGGCCGCGGTGGACGGCCGCCCCAGCATCGTGTGCACCATCGACCCGGCGAAGCGCCTGGCCAACGCGCTGGGCCTGTCCGGCCTGGGCAACGCGGAGGCGGAGGTCCACGCGTCGGTGCTGGAGCCGCTGGGCGTGAAGCCCAAGGCCTCCCTGCACGCGATGATGCTGGACATGAAGGCCACCTGGGACGACCTCATCACCCGCGTGGCCCCGCCCGAGCAGCGCGAGCGCATCTTCGCCAACCGCTTCTACCAGTCCCTCTCCACGGCCCTGGCGGGCAGCCAGGAATACATCGCCATGGAGAAGGTCTGGGACCTGCGCCGCAGCAGCGACTACGAGCTGGTGGTGCTGGACACGCCGCCCACCGCGCACGCGCTGGACTTCCTGGACGCGCCCAACCGGGTGTTGGACTTCCTGGACAACGAAGCGGCCAAGTGGCTCCTCACGCCCGCGCTGAAGGCGGGCAAGGTGGGCCTGAACCTCTTCAACCTGGGCGGCAGCTACGTGACGCGCGCGCTGTCGCGCTTCACCGGCACGGAGATGCTCCAGGAGCTGTCCTCCTTCATGCTGACGCTCTCCACCATGAACGAGGGCTTCCGCGAACGGGCGCGCGGCGTGCGCGGGCTCCTGGAGGACAAGACGACGGGGTTCGTGCTGGTGACGAGCCCCAACCCGGAGCGGCTGGACGAAGCCATCCACTTCCACAAGCTGCTCAAGCAGAACCGCATGGAGATGACGGCCATCGTGGTGAACCGCGTGCACGCGGTGCCCACCCCGGCCCAGTGGAGCGACGCGGCCACGCTGACGCCCACCCGGCGCGCGAAGGTGGAGGAGACGCTGCGCGAACTCCAGGTGCTGGCGCAGCAGGACCTGGAGGGCATGGCGCAGCTGCGCGCGGCCTGTCCGGGCACGCCCCTCATCCAGGTGCCCCGCTTCGGGCTGGACGTGCACGACCTCACCGCGCTGTGGGGCACCGGGCGCTACCTCCTGGGCGACGACGTCCTCGCCTGA
- a CDS encoding ArsA family ATPase, translating to MAGLLDKRLWIVSGKGGVGKSTVAAALALASVRAGRRTLVCEVNTQERVSRFLELPEAGPEVKRLEENLWAVDVRPQESMREYGLMVLRFETLYKTVFENRLVRYFLRFIPSLQELVLLGKILFHLQEKLPDGRWKYETLVLDAPATGHAISFLSVPQVLLQTVPPGPMTREALKMRDLLVDPAVTAAVLVALPEEMPVNEALELHGALRDRVHIRTHAAVLNQAFPARFTEADLEALVDHPELLRVAQAHHDRASQAVLAGTKLERNLHAPVYTVPRLFVPRFGRDAVETVMGHLDALVTGGTGA from the coding sequence ATGGCCGGACTGCTCGACAAACGCCTGTGGATCGTCTCCGGCAAGGGGGGCGTGGGGAAGTCAACGGTCGCCGCCGCCCTGGCCCTGGCCTCGGTGCGCGCCGGACGCCGCACCCTGGTGTGTGAAGTGAACACCCAGGAGCGCGTCAGCCGCTTCCTGGAGCTGCCCGAAGCGGGCCCCGAGGTGAAGCGCCTGGAGGAGAACCTCTGGGCGGTGGACGTGCGCCCCCAGGAGTCCATGCGCGAGTACGGCCTGATGGTCCTGCGCTTCGAGACCCTCTACAAGACGGTCTTCGAGAACCGGCTGGTGCGCTACTTCCTGCGCTTCATCCCGTCGCTCCAGGAGCTGGTGCTGCTGGGGAAGATCCTCTTCCACCTGCAGGAGAAGCTGCCGGACGGCCGCTGGAAGTACGAGACGCTGGTGCTGGACGCGCCCGCCACCGGCCACGCCATCTCCTTCCTGAGCGTGCCGCAGGTGCTCCTGCAGACGGTGCCCCCGGGCCCCATGACGCGCGAAGCGCTGAAGATGCGCGACCTGCTGGTGGACCCCGCCGTCACCGCCGCGGTGCTGGTGGCGCTGCCGGAGGAGATGCCGGTCAACGAGGCGCTGGAGCTGCACGGCGCGCTGCGGGACCGGGTGCACATCCGCACGCACGCGGCGGTGCTCAACCAGGCCTTCCCGGCCCGCTTCACGGAAGCGGACCTGGAGGCGCTCGTGGACCACCCGGAGCTGCTCCGCGTGGCCCAGGCGCACCACGACCGGGCCTCGCAGGCGGTGCTCGCGGGCACGAAGCTGGAGCGCAACCTCCACGCGCCGGTGTACACGGTGCCCCGGCTGTTCGTGCCGCGGTTCGGACGGGACGCGGTGGAGACGGTGATGGGGCACCTGGATGCGTTGGTGACGGGAGGCACGGGAGCATGA
- a CDS encoding ParA family protein produces the protein MRRIAFINEKGGTCKTTLAVNTAAWLAREKRRRVLLMDLDTQGHAGKSLGLDVRTLPANVFHLLTDPGVSLASVARPTGVPGLDVVPSYKEMADFPVMVAQDPRRAHRLADRMGEAEAAGYDVVLFDAPPSMGLTTRNILVAATEVVVPVALTYLALDGCAELAETVRQVGEAEGRPDLRVNKVVPTLYRKTALATAILERLRTYFPDALAATPLGYSVKVDEAQSHGKTIWEYAPQSPGARMLAAIAAEIHGGPAPAKRKRTPPKVA, from the coding sequence ATGCGGCGCATCGCGTTCATCAACGAGAAGGGCGGCACCTGCAAGACGACGCTCGCGGTGAACACCGCCGCGTGGCTCGCGCGGGAGAAGCGCCGCCGCGTGCTGCTGATGGACCTGGACACGCAGGGCCACGCGGGCAAGTCCCTGGGGTTGGACGTGCGCACGCTGCCCGCGAACGTCTTCCACCTGCTCACCGACCCGGGCGTGTCGCTGGCCTCCGTGGCGCGGCCCACGGGCGTGCCCGGGCTGGACGTGGTGCCGTCGTACAAGGAGATGGCGGACTTCCCGGTGATGGTGGCGCAGGACCCCCGGCGCGCGCACCGGCTGGCGGACCGGATGGGGGAGGCGGAGGCCGCGGGCTACGACGTGGTGCTGTTCGACGCGCCTCCGTCCATGGGGCTCACCACGCGCAACATCCTGGTGGCGGCCACGGAGGTGGTGGTGCCGGTGGCGCTCACGTACCTGGCGCTGGACGGGTGCGCGGAGCTGGCGGAGACGGTGCGCCAGGTGGGCGAGGCCGAGGGCCGGCCGGACCTGCGCGTCAACAAGGTGGTGCCGACGCTGTACCGCAAGACGGCGCTGGCGACGGCCATCCTGGAGCGCCTGCGGACGTACTTCCCCGACGCGCTCGCCGCCACGCCGCTGGGCTACAGCGTCAAGGTGGACGAGGCGCAGAGCCACGGGAAGACCATCTGGGAGTACGCGCCCCAGAGCCCGGGGGCGCGGATGCTCGCGGCCATCGCGGCGGAGATCCACGGAGGGCCCGCTCCGGCGAAGCGGAAGCGGACTCCTCCGAAGGTGGCCTGA
- a CDS encoding polyhydroxyalkanoate synthesis regulator DNA-binding domain-containing protein, with product MSEAEQANAPSSSKEPKIIKRYTNRKLYDTVESRYVTLDEIAAMIKEGTEVRIVDNRTKEDLTSVTLAQIIFEEEKKKNQMPLSVLREIIRHPGESISGFIQKEVTPRVASIREEAEQRLDKLLRREDGSPQESAPDAAATPAAQTEAGAASLNPAELLKASQRAFEDFQRRIDERVKQVVENLTGNLPALGRDMQALTQRLEELEKKLDAAEKGDKKDPGAS from the coding sequence ATGAGCGAGGCCGAGCAAGCAAATGCTCCTAGCAGCAGCAAGGAGCCTAAGATCATCAAGCGCTACACGAACCGGAAGCTCTACGACACCGTGGAGAGCCGGTACGTCACGCTCGATGAAATCGCCGCGATGATCAAGGAGGGCACCGAGGTGCGGATTGTCGACAACCGCACGAAGGAAGACCTGACCTCCGTCACCCTCGCGCAGATCATCTTCGAGGAGGAGAAGAAGAAGAACCAGATGCCGCTGTCGGTGCTGCGGGAGATCATCCGCCACCCCGGCGAGTCCATCTCCGGGTTCATCCAGAAGGAGGTCACTCCGCGAGTGGCCTCCATCCGCGAGGAGGCCGAGCAGCGGCTGGACAAGCTGCTGCGCCGCGAGGACGGCAGCCCGCAGGAGTCCGCTCCGGACGCCGCCGCCACGCCCGCCGCCCAGACGGAAGCGGGCGCCGCGAGCCTCAACCCGGCGGAGCTGCTCAAGGCCAGCCAGCGCGCCTTCGAGGACTTCCAGCGCCGCATCGACGAGCGCGTGAAGCAGGTCGTGGAGAACCTCACCGGTAACCTCCCCGCCCTGGGCCGCGACATGCAGGCGCTCACGCAGCGGTTGGAAGAGCTGGAGAAGAAGCTCGACGCCGCGGAGAAGGGCGACAAGAAGGACCCGGGCGCCTCCTAG